In Candidatus Abyssobacteria bacterium SURF_5, the genomic stretch TAATATTGGTCAAGAAGCCTTTCGGTATTTTCTTCTCAAGCATCTTGTTCAGCACGTCTTCACTCAGCACGAGCACCTGTGACGGCTCCCTCACCAGCGCATGGGCTGACCGGATATGCCTCCCAAACATCGCCATTTCCCCAAAAATCTCACCCGCACCAAGCTCGGCCAACACTTTCTTATGTGTATCGTATTCGTCAATGATGTCTATTTTCCCTTTGATCAGGATGAACATCTCATGGGCGACGTCGCCCTTCTTAAACAACAACTTTCCCTTGTCGATTGGGCGGATCATCCCCAGGTCGATAATGCTGTTGATTTCCGATTTACTCAGCCCTTTGAATACATCAAAACCCGGCATAGCTCTCTCTCCTGAGGATGTTAGGAATGTCTGCAGTTTCAAAAATTATATGAACTCGTGCAGGCGGATGTCAATCATTTTCCGGCGGGATCATCCGCCTGCACGAGAGTGAAGGGCCACGAGCCCAGCGAAGGGAACTGGCTCCATTTACGGAATCCACGCCTTCTTGGATTCTAGAACGGGGCCTGTCCCCCAAGCAAGAGCCAGCGCTTGATGATCGAACAGCATCCCCCCCTTCCACGACGATAGCGATGGGACTGTCCCAAGAATTACGGGCCGCGTCTTTTCGGCCGTAGATTCGGGGCCGTCCCCATCGCAACGAAACCGCCCGAATCAACCTTCGGACAGGCTTCCTGTCCCCAAAGCAAGAACCGGCCGCGATCGTCCGACACTCTCTCCGGCCTCGAAGTTATTCCTTCCGGAATCGCCACACTTCCTCGCTCGGTATGATCACATGAGCGGTCTGATCCCGGTCCGTCCCCTGGACCCTCCAGTATATCCAGATGCCGGAAGGAATCCGGTTCCATATGGCAGCGGGCATTGTCCAGAAGTTCTCCGTTATGACCAGATGAAGATCCTCAAAGGTCGACCATATCCGGCCGCCCGGCGAAACCGCAAATTCGACCGAAAAAGCATTTCGCGAACCCCCATCCACAATCCACGAGAAAGTTGGAGCCGCGGGGAGAACCGCGTTGTTCGCAGGCGCAAGAAGAGTGATCGTCTCAAGGATCGGGTTTTTGCACAGTTCCACGATTCGCAGATAACCGAAGCCGGTAACATAAAGATATTGAGGCGTAATGGCAATTCCATAAAGCTCAT encodes the following:
- a CDS encoding cyclic nucleotide-binding domain-containing protein, which produces MPGFDVFKGLSKSEINSIIDLGMIRPIDKGKLLFKKGDVAHEMFILIKGKIDIIDEYDTHKKVLAELGAGEIFGEMAMFGRHIRSAHALVREPSQVLVLSEDVLNKMLEKKIPKGFLTNIIGVLCHRLRLTNMMYMKAKYGESYPKEVEWMG